The Paenibacillus sp. FSL H7-0357 nucleotide sequence GTTCTCGGGATGCTGAACAGGATGGAAGGCAGAAAATTGACCGATGCAGCACTGCAGACCGGATATTATGATCAGGCTCATTTCATACATGAATTTCAAAGCATCTGCGGGCTGCTTCCCAGCGAATATATCAAAAGCTTGAACTAAGCCTGTCCGTTTTTTACAATTCAGCTATTGTCATGTCTTATACAATAGAGTAATACAGGAATTAGGAGGCTAGACATGACCAACATTCAGTTCAGGCTCGAACAATACATGCAACCCTGGGAGGATGCGGAACGTTTTAGCGGAACCGTGCTGGTTGCCCAGGGAGATCATATTTTATTGGAGAAGGGATATGGATACGGAAATCATGAGTATGCCATGCCGAATACACCCTCCACTATTTATAATATAGGCAGCATCACTAAGCTGTTCACGGCAGCGGCTGTAATGCAGCTGTATGACCGGCAGAAGCTTCGCCTGAACGAGCCCATGGAAACTTATTTTCCCGGCTATAGACACGGAGACCGCATCACCATTCATCATTTACTGTCCTCCACCTCGGGGATACCGGATTACACAGAGCTGAGCCAATATAGTCCAAGAGACCGGCTTTCTGCCGAGAGCATTCGGGAGTGGTTAAATCACGAACCGTTGCAAGGTGAACCTGGACAGCAAGCGCAGAAGAGCAACTCGAATTTTGTCTTCCTCGCCAGAATCGTTGAGATTGTGTCGGGCATGGAGATCGGCGCTTATTACGAGAAATTTTTATTTGCTCCGCTCGGACTTAAGCATACCGGAATAAGCTGCAATGAGGAGATTCTCACCAATAAGGCATACGGGTATTCCTGCTCGGGTGAAGGCGTAGTCTGTGCAGAATATTACGATATGTCTGGTGCCTTTGGAAGCGGATTTCTCTATTCCACTGCGGCCGATTTGTTCACATGGATCCAGGCGCTGGGCAGCGGCACAGTAATAAGCAAGGAAGCCTATGACCGTATGCTTACTCCTTACGGATATTTGTGGTACCTGGAGGCTTCGGCGGGATATGGCTGTTGTGTAAAGGGCGAGCCTGTAGAAGAAATGTTTATGGACGGGAATATTTATGGATACACCTGTACCCTGCAGCGGTACATATCCGGAGATTTCACCGTAATTGTACTCAGCAACAACGATGCCAGCCCTGTAGCCCGCCTTGTAAAGGGCCTGAGAAGCATTCTGTACACTGGGGCGACCTCCATAATAGTCAAACCGGAACTTGCGGACACCGCGGACTATGAACAATATAGACACTTCGCGGGGGTGTACTGCTTTCCGCCCATGGGCTGGCATTTTACAATTCATTATGAAGAAAGCCTGCTGTATGTAGACCGGCTGTTCAATCAGGAGTTCAAAAAAAAGAAGTTCCAGCTTAAATTAGTTGCAGATACCGCGGAAGCTGTAGTACTGGCCTGCGTGGTGTGTGACAGCACCTTTACTTTTCATAAGGCTACGGAAGTAAAGTCCCAGCAGGTAACCTACAGTTTCGATACCTTGAACCTGCCCTATGAGAGATCCGGCGGATAAACCGGTAAACAATAAAGCAGCGGAAGCCTGAGCAGAAACAATACTCTTGGCAGCCGCTGCATTTGTGTGTGTGTAACTTAGGAAGCTGGATAAGCAGAAGTTACAGCCAGAATGATTTGGTAATAATTACGAGCAAAATAAACAATACCAGAATTGCCGCAGTCGATGTGCCCATACCGCCAACATAACCTTGATTTTCTCCGCATCCACATGAACCCATTTCCCATTCCTCCTTCAAAAGTGAGTACAGCATAGAATATGCAGAATGCCCTTCACTGCTTGGGTGAAATGGAAATGTGTTATTGTGCATTCAGCCGGTCTGGTTTATTTATCCGCCATGAATGTTACGTATGTTGCTGCTGCAAATACAACAACCAGCACCAAAGAAATAACGCCCATAATCCGTTCATTTTTCCAGGCACGAATTGTGTTTGCAATATATAGGATCATGAGCCCTGCCATCATTAGCGACAGGTTAATGCCCGTTATAAACAACACAACAAACCCAATCATTACACAACCCCAAATAATCATGAACCACAAAGGATAATTTTTAAAGATCGTTTTAAGCATTTTTCGCCTTCCTCTATTCCATCTCAAATTTATACTTCCCTATAATCTCACAATCCAGTCTCGCTAGCAACGGAGGAAGTTTGTCCGGCAGCCGTAAACAAAAAAAGGACAAGCTCTAAGAGCCTATCCTTATCCATTTAGACTACATAATTCCATATTAATCCGATTTATACGAGAGGCGCTTGAATCAATGTTGCGAAATTGAACTTGTGTACGTGACCATCACTTAATGTAGTTTGACCCGTAACAAAATGGACGTGTTTGCCGTTACCTACTGAAATAGCTGGCCCTGTTCTAATCTTCTTCAAATTATGAAAATGATTCAAGAAATCAGTTCTTTCCAAATCAATCTCGTGGACATGACTTGCTCCTGCCCGAATCGCTTGCCCTGTAACACCTGCGAACCGGTGGTTGTGCCGATCTGCACCTTCTTCAGCCAGTTTAGTGCTCCCTTCAAATTCATGTACGTGTCTCTGTGCCTGAGTTGAGCCTGTTCTTGTCTTCTTTATTGTAGGCCGTTTCTTCTTCATCCGTTGTCTACCTCCCTAAAATTATGCAACTTCACAACATCTTATTAAGGCAAACTCGGATAGGTGCACAGCCATTGTCAGGTCTTTTCTGGATTCAAAAAAAAACCACAACATAGCAAAAACCCCTTGCTAGGCAAGGGGTTTAGTGAAGTGGGCCCTACAGGACTCGAACCTGTGACCAATCGTCAAGTTATATATTTATATCTGTTTCGTTCGGTTCGTTTACAAATACGTTAGCAAAGGAATGTCCTGAACTAGCTCTATGCCAGAACTACTTTGTGACTCTTCCTTCATAAATATTACCTGTAACTTCTACGCTAGTTGGATCTAAAATCCTACTAGGAAAATCGTTTTTTGCATTAATAGAAAGGTGGTCTTGGGAGGCTGGGATGAAAATCACTTCAGGTAGGTGTGATCTAATGGGTTCCCAGTCATCTTCATACCAATCATAGTCTTGATGTAGAGTCGCCTTATGTTTTACTTCTTTCTTAATCCGATCAAGCTACGAGGCATTTGTTGGTTTTCTTGATGGAAATTCAATTGATAGTGTTTTGGCGATGGCTTTTAAAGTTTTGTAATCATCAAGTTCTTCTTCTGTGGGAATTGAAATTAACTTGTATATAAATTGCTTGGCGATAATTTTACCGTTGTGAGCTTCATACGTCTGTTTTAATTTCACCAAATCCTCGCTCCCAGAGCTTATTCCTTTATTGCTTTCAAAATGAAGCTCGATTTCACAAACCTTAAATAGGTCATCATTTGGGAAGTCCTCTAAAGTCATCTTCTCCTTTTCTAAGAACACACATATTGCACGCAACACAGACGATTTCCCGACATCATTTTGGCCAACAACAGACAATAAATTATTATTCATTACGGCTTCAAAGTGGTCAATCCCCCTAAAATTTTCAACTCGAATATAACGGATAAACAAAGCCAACAGCCCCTTCCTAAGTCCACTGGTCACTACAAACATATTTCTAAATTATACCATTCGACATTTAGGAATAGCTTCCTTTTGTGCATTTGAAATAAAAAGGGAGTATATGGTATTTTTGTCGGATTTGCAGGAATAAATTACTCAATTAATGTAATAATTATGGTGCGGATCTCCCGGGGATTTCATGTGAGCTTCACATTTGCACCATCTTCCTTTGGATGCAGACGCCTTGCGTATCATTCCTCTCTACCGGATTCCACGGTCGTTATGACTCAATATACCCTTGCTGGTGCCTTCTTCACGGACTGAGAATACACTAACTCTTCGATCTGGCCCCAAATGAGTGGCGAGATGAGCGAATAGCGAAACGTCAGTCCGCGAAGCACTCACAAGGTGTGTTAAGGTACGAATAGCGCCTATTCAATCCGGGAAGCATCGTGAAGGGAGGGTAGGAGTATCTCTACATAATCTCTAAGAACTACAGTCAGCTCCTGTATTGATTCGATAATTCCTGCACCAGCCTTACGATTTGTCCCCGTAAAGCAACAGGCCGGTGTACATGAGCCTCCAACCCGAATCCCAGGAAAAAATGTGCTGCCCAGCTCAGATAGGACTCACTAATCTGCGTATTTATAACCCCTGCCCCATCCTCACGCACCTCAATCGACTGTGACAGCCATATCTCGGATTGGCAGCGCCTAACCCCCTCAGGCGTCAGCTCCACTACCAGCTCGACCAGATCCCTCTCCTCCATCCGCATCACCCAATTGTGAATATTGGCCTCGTAATGGGTCGGATTGTAACGCGGACTGGAATCTGCCGCTGGTACACATGCTTTTACCCGATCTACCCGGAAGACCCGCATATCCTTCACCACCTCACAGTACGCCCGGCAATACCACAACCCGTTCACTGTATACACACCTAGAGGCTGAATGGTACGCTCACTCCGCTTCTTGGCCTCATAAAGGATACGGACGGTGTGTTGCTCCAAGGCCGCCTCGAGTAAGTCTCTTAGACAGGGAAGGTCCAGATCATGGGGAGGTATCCAGAACACCAGACGCTCCTGCATCCGCTCAATCGCAGATTTTCTGTCATCTGACAAGTAATGCATGAGCTTTTGAAGTGCAGTGTTCACCTCATTGTCGAACGGGAGAGATTTATAATTACGAAGCGATTGACAGGCAAAAAACAAAGCCATCGCCTCATACTCCGTAAAACTGATGGGTGGAAGCACTTTTTCGCGTAGTACGCGGTAACCACCATGAGCACCCACCTGGGAATACAGAGGCACCCCCAACTCACTCAGCTCCGTCAGATCGCGGATCATGGTCCGCCGGGATACGCCGCACTCGTCAGCCAACTCCTGTATCGTAAACTTTCTGCGTTCATTCACCAGCATAATCAATTGGATCAGGCGCTGTGCTTTGTTCACTTCCATGCTCCCTTGGGATTTAATTTTGGAATAGTGCCATGTGTTGGCACCATTACTCTTTATACTGAACCTTGTTAGTGAAGTCAAGCCTTACGACACAGCTGACAATAACATTAGAGGAGCAAGGAACATGACACAAGCAGCGACGCCGTATGTATTGGAATTGGTTGTATTTCATTTAAAAGAAGGCACGAACGAGGCGAGTTTCCTCGAATCTGCACAGACCTTAACCGAATTTCTGCGCACCGAGGTTCCCGGCTTTCAGTCCCGCAATCTGATGCATACCGCAGACCATAGCCAATGGACCGATATGATCTATTGGTCAACTATGGAGACCGCGTTGGCAGCAATGAAACAGCTTCATTCCGCGCCCGAGTTTCGGGATTTTGCCAGTATGATCGACTCAAAGAATATTCAAATGAAACATCTCATTGCAGTTGAATCCGCTTCGGGGAATGTCAAGGAGGGCAGAACGCATGCATAAAGTTACGGTAATTGGTCTAGGGGCCATGGGAGCTGCAATCGCCGCAGTATTGGTAGAGCAGAATTACCAAGTCACGGTATGGAATCGCACCCCCTCAAGGGCAGAAGCCCTTGTCCGTAAAGGAGCCGTTCTCGCTTCCAATCCAGCTGTGGCCGTAGCTGCCAGTCCGATCACGATCATCTGTGTATCGGATTACACCGTGTCCAAAAGCATCATGGATCAGGAGAACGTGAAGTCCACTCTGGCTGGCCGTGTACTCATTCAACTGAGTACCGGGAGTCCACAGCAAGCCCGTGACAATGAGGCGTGGGCCGCTGGGCTGGGAGCAGCGTACCTTGACGGAGCTATTGTGGCATCGCCACCGCAGATGGGCAGCGCCGGGGCTACGATTTTCACCTCAGGCAGCGTTACAGCCTGGGAGCAAAGTGAGTCATTTTTACAAATGCTGGCCGGGAACGTAACTTATCACGGTGAACAAGTCAGCGCAGCAGCTTCAACTGACCTGGCCTTCCTATCCTATCTGTTTGGCTCCTATCTGGGATTTTTCCACGCTGCGCGAATTCTTGAAACTGATGATTTATCGGTGGATGCTTTTGGCGCGATGATTGCCCTTGTATCGCCTGTGATCGGTGAGGTGATGAAACATCAGGGCACGGTCATCCAGAACAACAGTTACAGTCAACCATTAAGCTCACTTCAAATGTCCATGACAAGCATCGAGCTACTCACACTGCAAGCCCGTGAATCCGGTATCAATAACAAGTTCCCCCTGTTCGCCGAAAGTCTGTTCCAAAAGGCCCTTCATGCTGGCTACGGTGACGAAGAGATCGCGGCTTTGGTTAAGGTGTTGCGCTAAGAATAATGTAGTGAATACAGGTGTATGTATGGGGGAAAATAGAACCGACCAAGCATTGGCTTGGTCGGTTGTTGTGTAGTTCTTTCGTTGCTCAAGTAAAAAGTACGCGTTCAACTCTAAAGGCATGATCTTCATTCCTATATGTTCGCCAAAAACAGCCCCGGATCGCCACCGTTTAAAACTTGCAGTCGCTCTGCTTGTTATATAGCTTCAATCCACGCTCCCACATCAGGGGAGCAACATGCACGTTCGGTGCTTCCGTACAATGCAAAAACAGAAAATTATATTTAGGACAATCTGTAAACGACAAAAAGCCCGCCGACCAGTTAAGGTTGACGGGCTTTTGAAACTCATCCAATCGATATTCCAGAATAGGTAACCGGTCCAGTAACACTGGCAGTATTCAGTAAAATATTGAGACTGTTATTGGCCACGCCTAAAGAATATGCATGATACCCTTCTGGAACGCTTCTATCCAAATATGAAATAGTAATAGGTTGAATTGCTGAAATCGAAAGTCCACTAGCTCCCACATTGAAAATAGGTTGTCCATCTCTGTACAAAGTGAAAATCACACTTGGAACACCCAATGTCGTTTGAAAACCAATAGTTGCATCCAGTTGAACACTTCCACTTGCTACGGTAGCTAGTCCAAACTCAGCTAAGATTAAATTTTGAGCCGGCGCGAGAATGGGAATGGATACCGTTTGGCTTCCTGTTGTCGCAGTACTACTTCCTACATCTATGATTTGTGCCATGTCAAACTACCTCCTCTTTATTTATACTCATAGAGTATGCATAGAGAGGAGTATTGGATTGGACAGACAATGAAAACCTTCAACCTATTTTATGTATGCTCTAAATTCAAATCGTTCACGCATAAACCAACTGTCGGCTACCCTGATCGACTCCGGTGTGTATCCTTCCACGATCCCCCCCCGTAATCTATCAGGTGACCATTTGGATCTGGATCTTCCCGGTACCAGACAGACACCTTGGATTGTGCAAGGGCAGCAGTCAGGAAGTCTATATCGTTCTCCAGGACTTTGTATGTAGTACTCATGTCGCCCCCCACAAATGGTTTATTTTGAATAAACTTTAGCTCTAATCTAATCGGACCTTATCCGAAATCACAAGGAAGAATGTAGCCAATGGACC carries:
- a CDS encoding serine hydrolase domain-containing protein — protein: MTNIQFRLEQYMQPWEDAERFSGTVLVAQGDHILLEKGYGYGNHEYAMPNTPSTIYNIGSITKLFTAAAVMQLYDRQKLRLNEPMETYFPGYRHGDRITIHHLLSSTSGIPDYTELSQYSPRDRLSAESIREWLNHEPLQGEPGQQAQKSNSNFVFLARIVEIVSGMEIGAYYEKFLFAPLGLKHTGISCNEEILTNKAYGYSCSGEGVVCAEYYDMSGAFGSGFLYSTAADLFTWIQALGSGTVISKEAYDRMLTPYGYLWYLEASAGYGCCVKGEPVEEMFMDGNIYGYTCTLQRYISGDFTVIVLSNNDASPVARLVKGLRSILYTGATSIIVKPELADTADYEQYRHFAGVYCFPPMGWHFTIHYEESLLYVDRLFNQEFKKKKFQLKLVADTAEAVVLACVVCDSTFTFHKATEVKSQQVTYSFDTLNLPYERSGG
- a CDS encoding YjcZ family sporulation protein, which codes for MGSCGCGENQGYVGGMGTSTAAILVLFILLVIITKSFWL
- a CDS encoding YmaF family protein; the encoded protein is MKKKRPTIKKTRTGSTQAQRHVHEFEGSTKLAEEGADRHNHRFAGVTGQAIRAGASHVHEIDLERTDFLNHFHNLKKIRTGPAISVGNGKHVHFVTGQTTLSDGHVHKFNFATLIQAPLV
- a CDS encoding AAA family ATPase; amino-acid sequence: MALFIRYIRVENFRGIDHFEAVMNNNLLSVVGQNDVGKSSVLRAICVFLEKEKMTLEDFPNDDLFKVCEIELHFESNKGISSGSEDLVKLKQTYEAHNGKIIAKQFIYKLISIPTEEELDDYKTLKAIAKTLSIEFPSRKPTNAS
- a CDS encoding helix-turn-helix transcriptional regulator, producing MEVNKAQRLIQLIMLVNERRKFTIQELADECGVSRRTMIRDLTELSELGVPLYSQVGAHGGYRVLREKVLPPISFTEYEAMALFFACQSLRNYKSLPFDNEVNTALQKLMHYLSDDRKSAIERMQERLVFWIPPHDLDLPCLRDLLEAALEQHTVRILYEAKKRSERTIQPLGVYTVNGLWYCRAYCEVVKDMRVFRVDRVKACVPAADSSPRYNPTHYEANIHNWVMRMEERDLVELVVELTPEGVRRCQSEIWLSQSIEVREDGAGVINTQISESYLSWAAHFFLGFGLEAHVHRPVALRGQIVRLVQELSNQYRS
- a CDS encoding NAD(P)-dependent oxidoreductase, producing the protein MHKVTVIGLGAMGAAIAAVLVEQNYQVTVWNRTPSRAEALVRKGAVLASNPAVAVAASPITIICVSDYTVSKSIMDQENVKSTLAGRVLIQLSTGSPQQARDNEAWAAGLGAAYLDGAIVASPPQMGSAGATIFTSGSVTAWEQSESFLQMLAGNVTYHGEQVSAAASTDLAFLSYLFGSYLGFFHAARILETDDLSVDAFGAMIALVSPVIGEVMKHQGTVIQNNSYSQPLSSLQMSMTSIELLTLQARESGINNKFPLFAESLFQKALHAGYGDEEIAALVKVLR